A stretch of the Bacillus sp. FJAT-18017 genome encodes the following:
- the rnz gene encoding ribonuclease Z: MDLLFLGTGAGLPAKLRNVTAMALKLLEERGSVWLFDCGEATQHQILHTSLKPRRIEKIFITHLHGDHIYGLPGLLSSRSFQGGDSEVEVIGPKGIDTFIRTSLRISGTYLKYPLKITELEEGIVFEDQQFRVEARLLDHGIASYGYRISEADRQGTLLADKLAAAGIPPGPLYKKIKAGEQVILEDGTVLEPSRFVGPPQKGRIVTILGDTRRCENAVELARDADLLIHEATYAAGEEGMAHDYFHSTTAQAADVAVKANAKKLCITHISSRYDRHAAQELLKETQSYFANTEIAEDFKEIHIPLP, translated from the coding sequence TTGGATTTGTTGTTTCTTGGAACTGGGGCAGGACTGCCGGCAAAGCTCAGAAACGTCACTGCGATGGCTCTCAAACTTCTGGAAGAGAGGGGCTCTGTTTGGCTGTTTGACTGTGGTGAAGCTACCCAGCATCAGATTCTTCATACTTCCCTTAAACCGCGCCGGATCGAAAAGATATTCATCACCCATCTGCATGGTGACCATATCTATGGACTCCCCGGTCTATTGTCGAGCCGTTCTTTCCAGGGCGGCGATTCCGAGGTTGAGGTGATCGGCCCAAAAGGAATTGACACCTTTATCAGGACAAGCCTGAGAATTAGCGGGACGTACTTGAAGTATCCTTTGAAAATTACAGAGCTAGAAGAGGGAATCGTTTTTGAAGACCAGCAATTCAGGGTAGAAGCGCGGCTTCTTGACCACGGGATTGCATCATATGGATACAGGATTTCAGAAGCTGACAGGCAAGGGACTTTGCTTGCCGATAAACTTGCTGCCGCCGGAATTCCTCCAGGCCCTTTATATAAAAAAATAAAAGCAGGAGAGCAAGTCATTTTAGAGGATGGAACAGTGTTGGAACCATCCCGCTTTGTTGGCCCGCCACAGAAAGGAAGAATTGTGACAATCCTGGGCGATACCCGGCGTTGTGAAAATGCTGTGGAACTGGCAAGGGATGCAGACCTCCTTATTCATGAAGCAACCTATGCAGCCGGTGAGGAAGGCATGGCGCATGATTATTTCCACTCGACCACTGCCCAGGCTGCTGATGTGGCAGTGAAAGCGAATGCGAAGAAACTCTGCATTACACATATTAGTTCGCGCTACGATCGCCATGCGGCCCAAGAGCTCTTAAAAGAGACACAAAGTTACTTTGCGAATACCGAAATTGCTGAGGATTTTAAAGAAATTCATATACCTCTCCCATAG
- the namA gene encoding NADPH dehydrogenase NamA: MAARLFTPFTIKGVTLKNRIVMAPMCMYSCEKEDGIVTDWHRTHYTSRAVGQVGLIIIEATAVQSQGRISPNDLGIWSDKHIEGLRELTSMAKAHGAAMGIQLAHAGRKAVLEEDIYAPSALAFNEKYKTPKEMTKNDIKETVEAFKKGAERAKQAGFDVIELHAAHGYLINEFLSPLTNKRKDEYGGSAENRYRFLREVIDAVNTVWDGPLFVRISAKDYQEEGLVPEDYIQLAEWMKKQGVDLIDTSSGGVVPAHINVYPGYQVPFSETIRKGAEIATGAVGLITTGKQAEEILQNERADLVFLARELLRDPYWPRTAARELGEEIPVPEQYIRGWKY; the protein is encoded by the coding sequence GTGGCAGCAAGATTATTCACTCCGTTTACTATTAAAGGAGTTACTCTGAAAAACAGGATTGTTATGGCGCCAATGTGCATGTACTCATGCGAGAAAGAAGACGGAATCGTTACAGACTGGCACCGGACCCATTATACTAGCAGGGCTGTAGGACAGGTCGGTTTAATTATTATTGAAGCGACAGCTGTGCAGTCTCAAGGAAGAATATCCCCGAACGACCTGGGAATCTGGAGCGATAAGCATATTGAAGGGTTAAGAGAATTGACCTCTATGGCGAAGGCTCACGGTGCGGCAATGGGAATTCAGCTTGCGCATGCAGGCAGGAAAGCCGTTCTGGAAGAAGATATATACGCGCCATCAGCACTCGCATTTAATGAAAAATATAAAACACCAAAAGAAATGACTAAAAACGATATTAAGGAAACCGTTGAAGCATTTAAAAAAGGTGCGGAGCGGGCAAAACAAGCAGGATTTGATGTAATTGAACTGCATGCTGCACACGGATACTTGATTAACGAGTTCCTATCCCCACTTACAAATAAACGAAAAGACGAATATGGAGGCTCGGCAGAAAACCGTTACCGATTCCTTCGTGAAGTAATTGATGCAGTCAATACCGTTTGGGATGGCCCTTTGTTTGTCAGGATTTCTGCAAAGGACTATCAGGAAGAAGGATTGGTGCCTGAGGATTATATCCAGCTGGCAGAATGGATGAAGAAGCAAGGTGTTGATTTAATTGACACAAGCTCGGGCGGAGTTGTCCCTGCTCATATCAATGTATACCCCGGGTATCAGGTTCCTTTTTCCGAGACAATCCGTAAAGGCGCAGAAATTGCTACTGGTGCGGTTGGGTTAATCACAACTGGAAAACAAGCTGAAGAAATTCTCCAGAATGAACGAGCCGACCTGGTTTTCCTTGCGCGTGAATTATTGCGTGACCCCTACTGGCCGCGCACTGCCGCAAGAGAACTCGGAGAAGAAATCCCGGTGCCCGAACAATATATTCGCGGATGGAAATACTAA
- a CDS encoding MBL fold metallo-hydrolase — protein sequence MAEWKNQIAKITLPTPFAVGDVNIYLIKGDRLTLVDAGPKTEEAWESLKFQLAGLGLTPEDIEQVILTHDHPDHAGLLDYFPDSLEVFGHYLNERWINRTEEFLEEHDRFYLGLFTEFGIPQQYLRMAGQLKKSLKYSCHRSLTRTLSEGDRLPGLAGWKVIETPGHAQSHISLYREEDGVLLAGDHILAHISPNPLLEPPLIAGGERPKPQLQYNVSLKKLRDYPIDLVYTGHGAEVRKLPQLIDRRLERQHDRAMHVKEMLNERPKTVFELCRELFPKAFERELGLTLSETVGQLDYLLSLDEIESYDDGNVMYYRSKRGVGRG from the coding sequence ATGGCAGAGTGGAAAAATCAAATAGCAAAAATTACACTCCCAACACCATTTGCGGTTGGCGATGTAAATATTTACTTAATAAAAGGTGATAGGCTGACACTAGTTGATGCCGGACCGAAAACGGAAGAGGCCTGGGAATCTCTTAAATTTCAATTGGCAGGACTAGGTCTTACTCCAGAGGATATTGAGCAGGTTATCCTGACTCATGATCATCCGGACCATGCCGGGCTTCTTGATTATTTTCCTGATTCTCTTGAAGTTTTCGGCCATTATTTGAATGAACGATGGATAAATCGGACTGAAGAGTTTTTGGAGGAGCACGATCGATTTTACTTGGGGCTGTTTACGGAATTTGGTATCCCACAACAGTATTTGCGGATGGCGGGACAACTGAAGAAATCATTGAAATATTCCTGCCATCGGTCATTGACACGAACTCTTTCAGAAGGAGACAGGCTTCCGGGACTTGCCGGCTGGAAGGTAATTGAAACTCCCGGACATGCCCAGAGTCATATATCCTTATACCGTGAAGAAGATGGAGTACTGCTCGCCGGTGACCATATCCTGGCCCATATTTCCCCGAATCCCTTACTTGAGCCTCCGCTCATTGCGGGTGGAGAACGGCCGAAGCCGCAGCTGCAGTACAATGTTTCACTAAAAAAGCTTCGTGATTATCCAATTGACCTTGTTTATACTGGGCATGGGGCGGAAGTTAGGAAGCTTCCACAATTGATTGACCGAAGGCTTGAGCGCCAGCATGATCGTGCCATGCATGTGAAAGAAATGCTTAATGAGAGGCCAAAAACAGTATTTGAGCTATGCCGCGAGCTTTTTCCAAAAGCATTTGAACGTGAGTTGGGATTGACTCTCTCAGAAACAGTCGGCCAGCTGGATTATTTGCTTTCATTAGACGAAATTGAATCGTATGATGACGGGAATGTTATGTATTATCGAAGCAAACGGGGTGTCGGCCGTGGGTAG
- a CDS encoding SDR family NAD(P)-dependent oxidoreductase — translation MGSLSGKNIVITGASGGIGAQIARMAAERGANLALLARSIDKLEALKAELESTYKNKVFVYKLDVADTGRIAEVFDLVHNEFGHIDILVNNAGFGVFRHAHEAPIDEVKAMFDVNVVGLIACTGAVLNKMRQRREGQIINIASQAGKIATPKSSVYSATKHAVLGYSNSLRMELSDYNVHVTTVNPGPIETNFFNIADESGTYVKNVKRWMLKPEYVASRVVDAMESPVREINLPGWMNMGSVFYTLFPRLFEKVGKKAFNKK, via the coding sequence GTGGGTAGTTTGTCCGGAAAAAATATTGTTATAACAGGTGCCTCGGGCGGGATAGGGGCTCAAATAGCAAGGATGGCAGCAGAAAGAGGGGCAAATCTCGCCCTGCTTGCGAGGAGTATCGACAAGCTTGAAGCCCTTAAGGCAGAGCTTGAATCAACTTATAAGAACAAAGTATTCGTCTATAAGCTCGACGTTGCTGATACCGGGCGCATCGCTGAGGTCTTTGACCTAGTACATAATGAGTTTGGCCATATTGATATTCTCGTCAATAATGCCGGATTTGGCGTGTTCCGCCATGCGCATGAAGCCCCTATTGATGAGGTCAAGGCCATGTTTGATGTTAACGTTGTCGGCTTGATTGCCTGTACTGGAGCTGTTTTGAATAAAATGCGGCAGAGAAGAGAAGGGCAGATCATTAATATTGCCTCCCAGGCGGGAAAGATCGCCACTCCAAAATCAAGTGTTTACTCAGCTACAAAACATGCTGTTCTGGGCTACTCGAATAGCTTGCGGATGGAGCTTTCCGACTATAATGTTCACGTCACCACTGTCAACCCCGGCCCGATTGAAACCAATTTCTTCAACATCGCCGATGAAAGTGGTACGTATGTGAAAAACGTCAAAAGATGGATGCTGAAACCGGAATATGTAGCTAGTAGGGTTGTCGATGCGATGGAGTCGCCTGTCCGTGAAATCAACCTGCCAGGATGGATGAATATGGGCAGCGTTTTTTATACTTTGTTTCCGCGCCTGTTTGAGAAGGTTGGGAAAAAGGCATTCAACAAGAAATAA
- a CDS encoding DUF2332 domain-containing protein produces MISTKLPETFKAFAERECKGSSKLYESISLKLAEDPYVLELCSHAPLGQPVPNLLYGAVHYLLLKEKDHPLARFYASIDSKPQSPEAAFPHFKNFCAAHREKIIELLQIKMVQTNEVRRCGYLFPTFNYIYTKTNKPLALIEIGTSAGFQLLWDHYSYSYNKGTIYGSRESELVIQTEVIGKGKPLFPYSLPPVQARYGIDLHINDMRNEEDSLWMKALIWPEHQTRRELFEKAEQCMQQNQGKITFIEGNGVDLLPAIAGGIPDEITIVVFHTHVANQMPYETKIKLLETIKTIAAKRDIFHLYNNIRDSYLRLDSFVGDINDHKLVAETDGHGRWFSWKLT; encoded by the coding sequence ATGATATCAACAAAGCTGCCTGAAACGTTTAAAGCTTTTGCAGAAAGAGAATGCAAGGGGTCAAGTAAGTTGTATGAAAGTATTTCTTTGAAACTAGCAGAAGACCCATACGTTCTTGAACTATGCTCCCATGCCCCACTAGGCCAGCCCGTTCCAAACCTGCTCTATGGTGCAGTCCATTACCTTCTCCTAAAGGAAAAAGACCATCCTCTGGCAAGGTTTTACGCAAGTATTGATAGCAAGCCACAGTCTCCTGAAGCAGCATTTCCTCACTTTAAGAATTTTTGCGCAGCCCATCGGGAGAAGATTATTGAACTTTTACAAATCAAAATGGTTCAAACCAACGAAGTTAGAAGATGCGGCTATCTCTTCCCGACTTTCAATTATATATATACAAAAACAAACAAGCCTCTTGCATTGATTGAAATTGGCACGAGTGCCGGCTTTCAACTTCTCTGGGATCATTATTCTTATTCCTATAACAAGGGTACAATTTACGGAAGCAGAGAGTCGGAGTTGGTTATTCAGACTGAAGTTATAGGGAAGGGAAAGCCTTTATTTCCGTATAGTCTTCCTCCAGTCCAAGCCCGATATGGTATAGATCTGCATATTAATGATATGAGAAATGAGGAAGACTCGCTTTGGATGAAGGCGCTGATTTGGCCGGAACACCAGACCCGAAGAGAATTATTCGAAAAAGCTGAGCAGTGCATGCAGCAGAATCAGGGAAAAATCACATTCATAGAAGGTAATGGTGTAGACCTGCTGCCCGCTATTGCGGGGGGAATCCCGGATGAGATTACTATCGTTGTCTTTCATACCCATGTAGCCAACCAGATGCCTTATGAAACGAAAATAAAACTGCTTGAAACGATAAAAACAATTGCAGCAAAGAGAGACATCTTTCATCTTTACAACAATATTCGGGATTCATATCTCCGCCTCGATTCCTTTGTTGGGGACATCAACGACCATAAACTCGTTGCCGAAACGGATGGGCATGGAAGATGGTTTAGCTGGAAATTAACCTAA
- a CDS encoding IS256 family transposase encodes MTQIQFNLNTDVLKEAVMASNIDTVMKASIVLVLNAVMEKERDEYLQAGAYERNSIRRDYRNGYYERDLLLSIGKVTLKVPRTRGGDFSTTVFERYSRCDQAFILSMLEMVVNGVSTRKVKHIVKQLCGESVSKSFVSSLTEMLDPVVSQWASRPLNTKYYPYIFADAMYIKVREHNRVVSKAVYIATAIDEGNHRDVLGLKVAHSESFEAWQSFFQHLQERGLQSPKIVISDAHKGLKAAIAKEFVGTIWQRCLVHFKRNIFTNLPKKEMDEVKFGLKRIFDVAEADEARRFKDEFIDRFGDNPKLERTLRTLEEGFEDAIQFLNEPAKYHPYIRSTNSLERLNQEVRRRERSIRIFPNTQSAFRMIGAILIDYTEEQERKKILFKK; translated from the coding sequence ATGACCCAAATTCAGTTTAACCTAAATACCGACGTTTTAAAAGAAGCCGTAATGGCTTCCAACATCGACACTGTGATGAAAGCGTCCATTGTCCTTGTATTGAATGCCGTAATGGAAAAGGAGCGGGACGAGTATCTCCAGGCTGGGGCCTACGAGCGGAATTCAATTCGCCGCGACTACCGAAATGGTTATTATGAACGCGATCTTTTACTCAGTATCGGCAAAGTTACCTTGAAGGTGCCCCGTACACGGGGTGGAGACTTTTCGACAACCGTTTTTGAAAGGTATTCAAGATGCGACCAGGCGTTTATCCTCTCTATGCTTGAAATGGTTGTAAATGGCGTATCCACCCGAAAGGTCAAGCATATTGTCAAACAATTATGCGGGGAGAGTGTTTCAAAATCCTTCGTTTCTTCTCTGACGGAAATGCTTGACCCGGTGGTGAGCCAATGGGCCAGCCGGCCTCTTAACACTAAATATTATCCTTATATTTTTGCAGATGCGATGTATATCAAGGTAAGGGAACATAACCGCGTGGTCTCCAAAGCCGTTTATATCGCGACAGCGATTGATGAAGGCAATCACCGGGATGTCTTAGGCTTAAAAGTGGCCCACTCCGAGAGTTTTGAAGCATGGCAGAGTTTTTTCCAGCACCTTCAGGAAAGAGGACTCCAATCCCCCAAAATAGTTATTTCTGACGCACACAAAGGCCTGAAAGCCGCCATAGCTAAAGAGTTCGTGGGAACCATCTGGCAACGTTGCCTGGTTCATTTCAAAAGAAACATTTTCACCAATCTGCCCAAAAAAGAAATGGATGAGGTGAAATTCGGGCTTAAGAGGATCTTTGATGTAGCTGAGGCGGATGAGGCTAGGCGGTTTAAGGATGAATTTATAGACCGGTTTGGGGATAATCCTAAACTTGAGCGTACACTGAGAACATTGGAAGAAGGCTTCGAGGATGCCATTCAGTTCCTTAACGAACCTGCCAAGTACCACCCATATATCCGAAGTACAAATTCGCTGGAACGGTTGAATCAGGAAGTCCGTAGAAGGGAAAGGTCAATCCGAATTTTCCCCAATACCCAATCTGCATTTCGAATGATTGGCGCAATCCTGATTGACTATACGGAAGAACAAGAAAGGAAAAAGATCCTTTTTAAAAAATAG
- a CDS encoding proline iminopeptidase-family hydrolase — MKVEEGFVGVTGGRVWYRIAKGERDAAPLLVLHGGPGSTTYPLQRLDELTKGADGRTIIYYDQLGAGRSQGPTDKLLWNLDRYVKELGQVREQLGLEEVHILGHSWGTTLLAAYLLTKPSGVKSAIFSSPCLSAPQWAKDQERLLKQLPVETQEAIARCEADGTTDSEEYKQAMEVFAKNFVCRIEVSKEEREAVSQLANREIYNTMWGPSEFCVTGNLKEFDCTPKLHELDVPSLFLCGRYDEATPESTSYFSSLIPGAKLHIFEKSAHSPYREQPEEYRQVVKEFLAGTEK; from the coding sequence TTGAAGGTTGAAGAAGGTTTTGTTGGAGTAACTGGCGGCAGGGTATGGTATCGAATTGCGAAAGGCGAGCGGGATGCGGCTCCATTACTGGTGCTGCATGGGGGACCAGGTTCTACAACCTACCCGCTGCAAAGGCTGGACGAGCTTACCAAAGGAGCAGATGGGAGGACAATTATTTATTATGACCAGCTTGGGGCGGGACGGTCACAAGGACCGACTGACAAGTTATTGTGGAACCTCGACCGTTATGTGAAAGAGCTTGGCCAGGTACGCGAGCAACTGGGATTGGAAGAAGTACATATTCTAGGTCATTCCTGGGGAACCACTTTGCTTGCGGCGTATTTGCTTACCAAGCCTTCAGGCGTCAAAAGTGCGATTTTTTCAAGCCCCTGCCTAAGCGCGCCGCAATGGGCAAAGGATCAGGAGCGGCTGCTGAAGCAGCTTCCAGTAGAAACGCAGGAGGCAATCGCCCGATGCGAGGCGGACGGCACAACAGACTCTGAAGAATATAAACAAGCAATGGAAGTGTTTGCGAAAAACTTTGTTTGCCGGATTGAAGTGAGTAAAGAGGAACGTGAAGCCGTTTCACAACTCGCCAATCGTGAGATATACAATACAATGTGGGGACCATCCGAGTTTTGTGTAACCGGCAATCTCAAGGAATTTGACTGCACCCCGAAGCTCCATGAATTGGATGTGCCTTCCCTGTTCCTTTGCGGCCGTTATGATGAGGCCACACCGGAATCAACCAGCTATTTCTCAAGCCTAATACCCGGAGCAAAGTTGCATATCTTTGAGAAAAGCGCCCATTCACCTTATCGGGAGCAGCCAGAAGAATACAGGCAGGTTGTGAAAGAATTTCTTGCTGGGACAGAGAAATAA
- a CDS encoding YqzH family protein: MEEKLVRKMIKNCLKQYFADEARPLGELDIARLCEQIYRQKDADPEARLYDIVNDVVYEFLTA, translated from the coding sequence ATGGAAGAAAAACTGGTAAGAAAAATGATTAAAAATTGCCTGAAACAATATTTTGCCGATGAGGCCCGGCCACTTGGTGAACTCGATATTGCTCGCTTATGCGAACAAATTTATAGGCAAAAAGACGCAGATCCCGAGGCTCGTCTGTATGATATCGTCAATGACGTTGTATATGAATTTTTAACTGCCTAA
- a CDS encoding Y-family DNA polymerase codes for MVDYSTMPQHKILCVDMKSFYASCAAVVEGLDPLGCYLAVVGDKEREGSVVLAASPLLKKEFGIKTGSRKFEIPNDPRILVVEPKMGLFLRISTEITRVFHRYVPKEAIHVYSVDESFIKVDGAAKLWGDAQTIARKIKDDIEREFQLPCAIGIGPNMLMAKLCLDLDAKQHGIAEWTYDDVQTKLWNVSPLREMWGIGRRVEKTLNGMGIFTVGQLARYDLELLEKKFGIMGNQLYYHAWGVDLSDMGAPIMEGQISFGKGQILLRDYKDEEEIKHVILEMCEEVARRARAHRKAGRTITLGIGYSQDEFGGGFQRARTVSEPTNVTMDIYRVCLELFGENYSGKTVRQINITLGNIVDDTELQMSLFDMGASKRRDLGYVVDRIRNRYGSGALLRAVSYTSAGTAKHRATLLGGHKS; via the coding sequence ATGGTTGATTACAGCACGATGCCGCAGCATAAAATTCTTTGCGTTGACATGAAAAGCTTTTACGCCAGCTGTGCTGCAGTTGTGGAAGGGCTCGATCCCCTCGGCTGCTACCTTGCTGTAGTCGGCGATAAAGAGCGTGAAGGAAGTGTTGTCCTCGCTGCTTCCCCACTTTTAAAAAAGGAATTTGGAATAAAAACGGGTTCCCGTAAATTTGAGATTCCGAATGACCCAAGAATTCTGGTAGTTGAGCCTAAAATGGGTCTGTTTCTAAGAATTTCAACCGAAATTACCCGCGTCTTCCACCGCTACGTGCCGAAGGAAGCCATCCATGTCTACAGCGTTGATGAAAGCTTCATCAAAGTGGACGGGGCGGCAAAGCTCTGGGGCGATGCCCAAACAATCGCCCGGAAAATCAAGGATGACATCGAGCGCGAATTTCAGCTTCCGTGCGCAATTGGTATTGGGCCGAACATGCTCATGGCCAAGCTTTGCCTTGACCTTGATGCAAAGCAGCATGGAATTGCCGAATGGACCTATGACGATGTCCAAACCAAACTATGGAACGTTTCGCCACTCCGGGAAATGTGGGGGATCGGCAGGCGTGTTGAAAAAACACTAAACGGGATGGGGATATTCACAGTCGGCCAGCTGGCCCGGTATGACCTCGAACTGCTCGAGAAAAAATTCGGCATTATGGGTAACCAGCTGTATTACCATGCCTGGGGTGTTGACCTTTCCGATATGGGCGCTCCGATAATGGAGGGACAGATCAGTTTTGGCAAAGGCCAAATTCTTCTTCGGGATTATAAGGATGAGGAAGAAATCAAGCATGTGATTCTTGAAATGTGCGAGGAGGTTGCACGCAGAGCGCGGGCGCACCGAAAAGCCGGAAGAACAATCACACTTGGCATCGGCTACAGCCAGGACGAATTCGGAGGCGGTTTCCAGCGGGCAAGGACGGTCTCCGAACCGACGAACGTCACAATGGATATATACCGTGTTTGCCTGGAACTGTTTGGCGAGAATTATTCCGGCAAGACGGTCCGCCAGATTAACATCACACTTGGGAATATCGTCGATGATACCGAACTCCAGATGAGCCTCTTCGACATGGGCGCAAGCAAAAGACGGGATCTTGGCTATGTGGTTGACCGGATTCGGAACAGGTACGGCTCCGGGGCATTGCTGAGGGCTGTCTCCTATACGTCCGCAGGAACTGCTAAGCACCGGGCCACGCTGCTTGGGGGACATAAATCATAA
- a CDS encoding YolD-like family protein, whose translation MIRDRGRIKWTSMMLPEHVKMLRDWVKEDSYEQKTELDEQQLEMMNEVLGEAMEFNQAVVITHYRRHNYEICIGHVHYWDELTQKLHIIDSFGDAHLISITAIADVRLAD comes from the coding sequence ATGATTCGCGACCGCGGCAGGATAAAATGGACTTCAATGATGCTCCCTGAACACGTCAAGATGCTCCGCGACTGGGTGAAAGAAGATTCGTATGAGCAAAAAACCGAACTGGATGAGCAGCAGCTTGAAATGATGAATGAAGTGCTTGGGGAAGCAATGGAATTTAACCAGGCTGTTGTAATCACACATTATCGCCGCCACAATTATGAAATCTGCATTGGGCACGTCCATTATTGGGATGAGCTTACACAGAAACTCCACATTATCGATTCCTTCGGGGATGCACACCTCATTTCAATTACGGCAATTGCCGATGTAAGGCTGGCTGATTGA
- a CDS encoding YfjL-like protein yields MKKIIFLLLLLVLVTGGLFFYGNPIERAESKDIAIKYLQKKHPEQSVKISSVSYYPGEGTYIVNYSINKGEQEGNLDIRKGKVIEIGNE; encoded by the coding sequence GTGAAAAAAATTATTTTTTTGCTGCTTTTACTGGTGTTGGTTACGGGAGGCTTATTTTTCTATGGTAATCCCATCGAACGTGCAGAAAGTAAAGACATTGCTATAAAATACCTCCAGAAAAAGCATCCAGAACAGTCTGTAAAAATAAGTAGTGTCAGCTACTATCCGGGAGAAGGAACATATATAGTCAATTACAGCATAAATAAAGGGGAGCAAGAAGGTAATCTTGATATAAGGAAAGGGAAAGTAATTGAAATTGGTAATGAATAA
- a CDS encoding GNAT family N-acetyltransferase, with protein MEIEQIYGDLPVLETERLLLRKITPADAEDIFEYGSNEEVAQYVTWDTHHKLSDTQTFIDYVLNQYSNKKVAPWGIEHKETGRLIGTIDFVWWQPSHRSAEIGYVVAPDYWGKGICTEAAKAIIKFGFERMELIRIQARCFVDNIGSARVMEKSGMSFEGVNRKAMFIKGKHRDLKVYSILREEFVNLQKKLTTTGDYLD; from the coding sequence GTGGAAATTGAACAGATATATGGGGACTTGCCAGTTCTTGAAACTGAGAGACTTCTCCTAAGAAAAATAACGCCAGCAGATGCAGAAGACATATTTGAATACGGATCAAATGAGGAAGTCGCACAGTATGTAACTTGGGATACACACCATAAACTTTCAGATACCCAAACGTTCATCGATTATGTCCTCAATCAATACAGCAACAAAAAGGTGGCCCCGTGGGGAATTGAACACAAGGAAACAGGCCGTCTGATTGGAACGATTGATTTTGTCTGGTGGCAGCCAAGCCATAGAAGCGCGGAAATCGGCTATGTGGTAGCACCTGACTATTGGGGAAAAGGCATATGCACGGAGGCTGCGAAGGCGATCATTAAATTTGGTTTCGAGCGGATGGAGCTTATTAGGATCCAGGCAAGATGCTTTGTTGATAATATAGGATCGGCGCGTGTAATGGAAAAGTCCGGGATGAGTTTTGAAGGCGTTAACCGGAAGGCGATGTTCATAAAAGGAAAGCATCGAGACTTAAAGGTATATTCAATCCTCCGGGAAGAGTTTGTTAACTTGCAGAAAAAGCTAACCACGACAGGAGATTATCTTGATTAA
- a CDS encoding GNAT family N-acetyltransferase, giving the protein MIKKIDITSKDIAQEVLGIQLPSYMEEAKLIGFYEIPTLNDSIETLRQCGETFYGYYENGSICGAISYELISETVDIHRLMVHPDYFRKGIANQLLTYLEERNPDADSLVVSTGSGNTPAIRFYEKHGFQRIGERKVADNLKIALFRKDIAKADGNISVIEKAKKDR; this is encoded by the coding sequence TTGATTAAAAAGATAGATATTACAAGTAAAGATATAGCCCAAGAAGTGCTGGGTATTCAGCTGCCATCGTATATGGAGGAAGCAAAGCTGATTGGTTTTTATGAGATTCCAACTTTGAATGATTCGATAGAAACACTGCGCCAGTGTGGTGAGACGTTTTATGGCTACTATGAAAATGGCAGCATTTGCGGGGCGATCTCGTATGAGTTAATCAGCGAAACAGTCGATATCCACCGCCTGATGGTTCATCCCGACTATTTCCGGAAAGGTATCGCCAATCAGCTTCTCACTTACCTTGAGGAAAGGAATCCAGATGCAGATTCGCTGGTTGTTTCGACTGGATCCGGGAATACACCCGCGATTCGATTTTATGAAAAGCATGGTTTTCAAAGAATAGGCGAGAGGAAGGTTGCTGATAACTTAAAGATCGCCTTGTTCAGGAAGGATATCGCTAAGGCTGACGGGAACATTTCGGTAATCGAAAAAGCCAAAAAGGACAGATAA